In Oncorhynchus masou masou isolate Uvic2021 chromosome 31, UVic_Omas_1.1, whole genome shotgun sequence, the sequence AACACCAAGGAAAAAATGATCTGTACTTGTACAGGGgacaaaatataaaacattttagTGCTGTTTAGATTTTTctgtttttaaataaaataatctTCAAAGTCATTAATTTCTATGTTATGCCATCGTCTACAAATATAAATCTTGTTTTGTAGCCGGCAAAGCTGTGCTGTGCTGGTCAATAATAGTAGTTTAGAGAGTACTGTCTCTAAACTAAGGGGGAGTTGGCGGAGCTTTACCGAGCATGGACTtgaagatgacctggagccagtgggtctggcaacgaatatgtagcgagggccagtcgactagagcatacaagtcgcagtggtgggcggtataaggtgctttagtaacaaaacggatggcactgtgataaactgcatccagtttgctgagtattggaagctattttgtagatgacatcaccgaagtcgaggatcggtaggatagtcagttttactagggtaagtttggcggcatgactgaaggaggctttgttacgaaatagaaagccgactctagatttgattttagattggagatgtttgatatgagtctggaaggagagtttacagttgagccagacacctaggtacttatagatgtccacatattctaggtcggaaccatccagggtggtgatgctagtcgggcgggcgggtacaggcagcgaacggttgaaaagcatgcatttggttttactagcgtttaagagcagttggaggccacggaaggagtgttgtatggcattgaagctcgtttggaggttagatagcacagtgtccaaggaagggccagaagaatacagaatggtgtcgtctgcgtagaggtggatcagggaatcgcccgcagcaagagccacatcattgatatatacagagaaaagagtcggcccgcgAATTgatccctgtggcacccccatagagactgccagaggaccggacaacatgccctccgatttgacacactgaactctgtctgcaaagtagttggtgaaccaggcaaggcagtcattagaaaaactgaggctactgagtctgccgataagaatatggtgattgacagagtcgaaagccttggcaaggtcgatgaagacggctgcacagaactgtcttttatcgatggcagttatgatatcgtttagtatctcgagcgtggctgaggtgcacccgtgaccggctcggaaaccagattgcacagcggagaaggtacggtgggattcgagatggtcagtgatctgtttgttgacttggctttcgaagaccttagataggcagggcaggatggatataggtctgtaacagtttgggtccagggtgtctccccctttgaagagagggatgactgcggcagctttccaatccttggggatctcagacaatatgaaagagaggttgaacaggctggtaataggggttgcgacaatggcggtggatagtttcagaaatagagggtccagattgtcaagcccagctgatttgtacgagTCCAGGTttcgcagctctttcagaacatctgctatctggatttgggtaaaggagaagctggggaggcttgggcgagtagctgcgggggggggggggggggcttttggccgaggttggagtagccaggaggaaggcatggccagccgtagagaaatgcttgttgaagatttcgattatcatggatttatcggtggtgacagtgtttcctagcctcagtgcagtgggcagctgggaggaggtgctcttgttctccatggactttacagtgtcccagacctttttggagttggagctacaggatgcaaatttctgcttgaaaaagctggcctttgctttcctgactgactgcgtgtattggttccagttgcatatcgcggggactattcgatgctattgcagaaTGATATATTCTTCACACTGTCTCCAGAGCCAGGCACAGCACACAGAGAATCAGATGAAGGAGGAGTTTGAGAAACTTCACCAGTTTCTACGAGAAGAAGAGGAGGCCAGGATAGCTGCtctgaaagaggaagagaagcagAAGAGTCAGAAGATGAAGGAGAAGATTGAGCAGATGAACAGAGAGATATCATCACTTTCAGACACAATCAGAGCCATAGAGGGGGAGCTGAAAGATGAAGACATCCCATTCCTGCAGGTAAGGACTGCTCTCTCTCAGACATACATTATAAATGAACTCAAAGATGTATTGATGAATCAATGATATTAATGACTATATACTATACTTTCCAGAGTTTCAAGATGAAGGAAAGGTAAGTGATCTGCTTctcgtctctcttctctgtggttGTGAACCCAACCCCACAGACGTTCTGACTCCTGAATGTTATTCCAGAGCCCAGTGCACAATGCCAGATCCACAGCTGCTGTCAGGGGGGCTGATAGATGCGGCCAAACACCTGGGAAACCTGAAGTTCAGAGTCTGGGAGAAGATGAAGGAGATCATCAAACACAGTGAGTACTGTATAGGAGAGGACATGATCTAGAATAATGTAAGATAGATTTAATTAAGTAGTCTATTTTAAGTAGTATTGTTAGTGTATATGAAAAGAGACTACATGGTATAATGTGTGGAATATCTCTTTGTTCTGAAGCTCCTGTGATTCTGGATCCCAACACTGCATCCtcctggctctgtctgtctgatgatCTGACCAGTGTGAGTCAAACTGGCCCAGAGCAGCAGCTCCCTGACAACCCAGAGAGATTCATTAAGTATGCTAATGTTCTGGGCTCTAAGTGGTTCAGCTCAGGTAAACACAgctgggaggtggaggtgggggatcaTCCTGTCTGGAACCTGGGCGTGGCTAAAGAGTCAGCTGACAGGAAGGGGGAGCTGAAAGCATCACCAGAGTATGGAATCTGGGTTATACTGCTGAATAGTGGAAAGTATACTAATGCAAAGGGAGAGACCCTCCTCCTGAAGAAGAAACCCCAGAGGATCAGAGTGCAGCTGGACTACGACCAGGGGGAGGTGTCCTTCTACGACTCCATAGACATGACACTCATCTACACTTATAAAGACACATTCACTGAGACTCTCTACCCATACTTCTCTATTGGATCAGCTGGTGATGCCAAAAGCACTGGTGTACAAATCTGCCAATCAGAGTCTCTGATAGTGGTGTCATCccaataaggtgtgtgtgtgtgcatgcgtgcgtatgAGAGAAAGAAACATGAGTCAACTATACTCATATTTTTCTTCTAAATGTGCCTCATCAGCAACTTGCAGTATTTTTCCACAAATTCCCTCCCCAGGCTCACCATCTAGTCAGTGATAAACTAATATGGGCAGGGTCGTAACTACAGACGAGGACACCTACAGTAGGTCCAGACCTCTGACATGTTTTCTAATGAAACACtcggtctcaacttactgttcaGAGGTAGAATAGTAGCAAGGTGACATTTAATTACTTACTGTAGTTCTCCTCTTGTTATATGTCACTCACTGACGTTCACTCAATCCTCCCATGTCAGTTAAAAATATTTTGATTGGTGAATTAGTCTagggggccctgacctccagtgGGCCCCATTGATTTTGTAGTCActttcactcagatatcatattaccATGGCATCAGTCATTgcatgtgtagaattgcaggaaattgcaGGTGGGCGGGGGGGTGTCATCGACCTGGATATCTCAGCTCCACTTCGTCCAGATGTCATCGACCTGGATACCTCAGCTCCACTTTGTCCAGATGTCATCGACCTGGATATCTCAGCTCCACTTTGTCTAGATGTCATCGACCTGGATATCTCAGCTCCACTTCGTCCAGATGTCATCGACCTGGATACCTCAGCTCCACTTCGTCCAGATGTTATCGACCTGGATACCTCAGCTCCACTTTGTCCAGATGTCATCGACCTGGATATCTCAGCTCCACTTCGTACAGATGTCATCGACCTGGATATCTCAGCTCCACTTTGTCCAGATGTCATCGACCTGGATATCTCAGCTCCACTTTGTCCAGATGTCATCGACCTGGATATCTCAGCTCCACTTTGTCCAGATGTCATCGACCTGGATACCTCAGCTCCACTTTGTACAGATGTCATCGACCTGGATATCTCAGCTCCACTTCGTCCAGATGTCATCGACCTGGATATCTCAGCTCCACTTCGTACAGATGTCATCGACCTGGATATCTCAGCTCCACTTCGTCCAGATGTCATCGACCTGGATATCTCAGCTCCACTTCGTACAGATGTCATCGACCTGGATATCTCAGCTCCACTTTGTACAGATGTCATCGACCTGGATATCTCAGCTCCACTTTGTCCAGATGTCATCGACCTGGATATCTCAGCTCCACTTCGTACAGATGTCATCGACCTGGATACCTCAGCTCCACTTTGTACAGATGTCAATTACCTGGATACCTCAGCTCCACTTTGTCCAGATGTCATCGACCTGGATATCTCAGCTCCACTTTGTCTAGATGTCATCGAACTGGATATCTCAGCTCCACTTTGTCCAGATGTCATCGACCTGGATATCTCAGCTCCACTTTGTCCAGATGTCATCGACCTGGATATCTCAGCTCCACTTTGTCCAGATGTCATCGACCTGGATATCTCAGCTCCACTTTGTCCAGATGTCATCGACCTGGATATCTCAGCTCCACTTCGTCCAGATGTTATCGACCTGGATAGCTCAGCTCCACTTTGTCTAGATGTCATCGTGTGGTGTATCGTGAACTATGACGAACAACCCTGACATTATACTGGAGGAGGAAGAACATTATGTCAAAGTAAAGTGCATACACAGGAATGGTGTCAACAACTACTACTGGCCAAACCCAAGAGATGATATCAACTGGTAAGGGGATGACCAGATTGTTTGTCTGATATCAGAGCCGCTGCCAGTGAACAAAAGATCAGTTCAAATATGCCACTGTACCTGGAAGTATTTGAAGGAGCACCTGACTGTTTGAAGTGGcagatgtcaaatcaaatctaatgtattggtcacatacacgtgtttagcagatgttattgtagcGAAAtacttatgtttctagctccgacagtgcagtaatatccaacaagtaatatctaacagtttcacaatATGTACCCCAAAAAACACATAAATCTGAACTGGCTATGAGTGAAGAAGCTGTCAGTAACTAGAAAGCAATGGAGATGGTCTCAGAGATGATAAGAGATGGACGCAACACAATAACATGGCAAAGACAAACACATCTGAAGTTAAAGTGAAGAACAATACAGGAAATATTCCATGAACATGTTTTACTGCAAACAAAATGTTGGTATCAGTGTGGTTAGGAGAACAGTATTAGTTTATGTTCAATGTTAGTGTTTCTAATGTTCTAGTTGACATGTTTAATATGTTTGTTTGACAAAGTTGTGTTATGAAAGACTGGGCTTCATATTTTAGTCTTAAGCTTTGACCAATAACCCTCATTTAATTGTTCATATTAAATCAACCCATTTGATGAAATCTGAAATGAtttgtaataaaaaaatattgcAAATAAATTGATCAAATTTGTTTGAAATAATCTTATGTTTGTCATTGCTTTCACATTGCGTCACTGGTGTTACATTGTATCATTGGTGTTACATTATAGCATTGGTGTTCAGGCATCAGAGTTGCTCAATTTAATTGAATATGTTTTTTTGTATCTACCTAACTGTTGCTACATTCATTAGTAAACATTTTACTAAAGATCATTCAATTTTGATGACTCAACCTCAATTATTTCTAATgttacaacaaaaaaaacaacagtatgAATTGAACTTTACTCATTACTAATCCAAACAATTTATTAGTATTATCATTAACCTTTTCTGTCTTTGATTATATATGCAAATTAAACACTGAAATTACATTAAAGAAAGCCTGAATTGTCATCTATAATATAGGTAACACCAGTGAATCATATTTTCTATGTAATGTAGTAAAAACATAAACTGTAATTAATGTTGATTTATAATGTTAAGCGGTTTACTATTCGACTATAAGTTTAGATTTTTACAAGTTAGCTGTTCAAAAAGCCACCATTCTCAATGAATGACCTGTGTGCATTCCATTCACAGCTGtgtgagagagtggagggagcagagagagggacagagagagaccctCATTTCTCCCTCAACACCACCCTCTACCTTGTAATCAGGTCCCCACTGTCACTTTAGGTGGTCCAGatggagtctctgtctctctacgatGTGTGGTGTCTGACTGGCTCAGACTGGGAAGGACAGAGCAcacactccttctctcttcttttgCACAGTAcccctctctcaactctctccatctctctctctctccttttctcccccctctctctgtcagacagagatTAAGGTTCCAGGGACCTTCAGGTTCTGTTGTAGTGTTGGTGTTGGGATGGTTTCACCACAGAGCAGGAAGAGATGAAGTGGAGGGTTAGACACAGTGAGCTGTGCAGAGTCAGGCTAAATTGAGCCAAGCCGGCGCTGTATTTAAACCAGAAGTGTTATTTCATTGTGTGGAGAGAAGATGGAGACTAACCACCTCCTAGTCACCACTAAGGACTTCAACAATCCACTAATGTCCAAGTCCCTGTCAGGTGATGTCATAAATGTAAGGGTTCTGAAGGGAGGTGttgtgtgaggagggagggaggatatgtGGGGGAGGGGTGTAGTCAGGGGTCTGCTATTAGTAGATCCTAGTGATGGATGACTGCtgtgtgtgtaggagagagagagactcttttTCATCCTGCTCTTTCCCCATTCCCCCCATCATCAGACaagcagagtagagcaggacagagagagacgtgaGCCAACAAGTGCAGAACAGAACAACTCcacaaagagaagagagaggaggatagttCCCTTTGCAAGGACAGAAAAACAGGAGACAATCAAGCCTTTCAGAAAACACCAACAGGAGAAGAAATATGAGACTGCAGCACATTTAAATCCTCTAATCTTCTTTGCTCACCAACTGAGGACTTTTTTCTAGTCCCAATTGATGTTGGAACAGTTAGATTTCTTTCTCATTCTTCAAGAGGCTACACACTGATTGTAGAAAACCTTCACTGTGTAGTAGGACTTTCGGAATttgaagagagaatgagaaagagggagaaagaaagagaaaagaagGCTTTTTGGAGCCAGGATTTGAGAAGCAGGAGGCTACAGAGATGGAGATCATGCCCGGGAGAGGAGCTTGTTCTGGGGCAGGCATGGGGAAGTTGCCTGGTAATGATTGAAAGTTTACAAAGTATGTGCACACAGGCCGAGGGAAAgatgaggtgacagacagtgacacatttaatACTGCCTTGCATACTCTTCCCTTCAtctagtttatctagtgtgtaatcattagtccaacagttgcaaatgagagtttctattggataaattcaggtatgtttattccCGTTTTGTTCCTGGTCAGacgtaaacacagttcacattCATatcagccacgttgtattccttcttgcATCTATGCACCTTTCACCTTTTTCCTTCGTTTGTGGATTACAATGcgcaacacatcagctgtatgcgaatagccaaaccatatcataactgctacacacagcctacatccttgtcaccatattagctaaagtaatttcatagtcaacatagctactagaactaaacATGAGAAAACCTGCTAAAATCAAGCTGTAACTTCACAGTATATAGTCAGttagcagtttagcagttacaccggtggcCCTCTGTGGCAATTAAtcagtaaaaccaaaagcttaccttgacttggaagagttccagtgttgtgttggatagccatggccagctagctaatatagcatccctctgtttgagcagggtgtttcagtaggctaaactagctagctgcatttgctagctaggCAAGTAAAACAAAAATTATAGTCTCTCAaattctctcttgcttctccttcattttggaagaaattaatttgttcaaaaatgCTCAACTATTTTCTTTCAACTGTAATCTCTttgagttacagttgaagtcaggagtttacatgccccttagccaaatatatttaaactcagtttttcacaattcctgacatttaattctagtaaaaattccctgtcttaggtcagttaggatcaccactttattttaagaatgtgaaatgtcagaataatagtagagagaattatttatttcagattttatttctttcatcacattcctagtgggtcagaagtttacatacagtcaattagaatttggtagcattgcctttaaattgtttaacttgggtcaaaagtttcaggtagccttccacaagcttcccacaataagttgggtgaattttggaccattccacctgacagagctggtgtagctgaatcaggtttgtagacctccttgctcgcacacacttttacAGTTCTGCGCACAAATGTTCTAAAGGATTGAGttcaggctttgtgatggccactccaataccttgactttgatgaccttaagccattttgccacaactttgaaagtatgcttggggtcattgtccatttggaagacccatttgtgaccaagctttaacttcctgactgatgtcttgagatgttgcttcaacatatccacgtaattttccgtcctcatgatgccatctattttgtgaagtgcaccagtccctcctgcagcaaagcacccccacaacatgatgctgccacccccatgcttcacggttgggatggtgctcttcggATTGccagcctccctctttttcctccaaacataacgatggtcattatggccaaacagttctatttttgtttcatcagaccagagaacatttctccaaaaagttctatctttgtccctatgtgcagttgcaaaccgtagtctggcttttttatggcggttttggagcagtggcttcttccttgctgagcggcctttcaggttatgtcgacataggacttgttttactgtggatatagatacttttgtacccctttcctccagcatcttcacaagttcctttgctgttgttctataATTGTTTTgtacttttcgtaccaaagtacattcatctctaggagacagaacgcgtctccttcctgagcggtatgacggctgcgtggtcccatggtgtttatatttgcgtactattgtttgtacagatgaacgtggtaccttcaggcgtttggaaattgctcccagggatgaaccagacttgtggaggtctacaatttttttctgaggtcttggctgatttcttttgattttcccatgatgttaagcaaagaggcactgagtttgaaggtcggccttgaaatacatccacaggtacacctccaattgactcaaattatgttaattagcctatcagaagcttctaaagccatgacatcatttcccaagctgtttaaaggcacagtcaacttagtaaacttcagacccactggaattgcgatacagtgaatgataagtgaaata encodes:
- the LOC135524903 gene encoding zinc-binding protein A33-like, producing MIYSSHCLQSQAQHTENQMKEEFEKLHQFLREEEEARIAALKEEEKQKSQKMKEKIEQMNREISSLSDTIRAIEGELKDEDIPFLQSFKMKERAQCTMPDPQLLSGGLIDAAKHLGNLKFRVWEKMKEIIKHTPVILDPNTASSWLCLSDDLTSVSQTGPEQQLPDNPERFIKYANVLGSKWFSSGKHSWEVEVGDHPVWNLGVAKESADRKGELKASPEYGIWVILLNSGKYTNAKGETLLLKKKPQRIRVQLDYDQGEVSFYDSIDMTLIYTYKDTFTETLYPYFSIGSAGDAKSTGVQICQSESLIVVSSQ